Proteins encoded by one window of Burkholderia plantarii:
- a CDS encoding branched-chain amino acid ABC transporter permease: MTLITNLGLLSFLALSAYVLAIAGDFSFGQQALFAIGAYVGASATVLGDWPLGAALAVAAAAGALSGWLLRAATLRLSGLRFSLAMLAAAETIRQVLLLIRLQRPGPDGEPIGPGGDEGFAGIRYVFEHGMTPAQVALIVWVTLALVLVALTGFERTRRGRAWRMVGEDPALAAALGIDARRAKLAAATLAGAVAALGGALYAHCSTYIEPDNFDVMIGIHGLSYALIGGLGSPFGPLLGVALDLGLLEGTRFFHGYRMIAFGGLVAGVLVVRPRGLIDEALVARLGGLWPRPRHVSAAPASLASVSPVARSIPRPASHATAHSASHSASRSATQAASPPTPTDTEKA; encoded by the coding sequence ATGACGCTGATTACCAATCTCGGCCTGCTGTCGTTCCTCGCGCTGTCGGCCTACGTGCTGGCGATCGCCGGCGATTTCTCGTTCGGCCAGCAGGCGCTGTTCGCGATCGGCGCCTACGTGGGCGCGTCGGCCACGGTGCTGGGCGACTGGCCGCTCGGCGCGGCGCTCGCGGTGGCCGCGGCCGCCGGCGCGCTGTCGGGCTGGCTGCTGCGCGCGGCCACGCTGCGGCTGTCGGGGCTGCGCTTCTCGCTGGCGATGCTGGCCGCCGCCGAGACGATCCGCCAGGTGCTGCTGCTGATTCGCCTGCAGCGCCCGGGGCCGGACGGCGAGCCGATCGGCCCAGGCGGCGACGAGGGCTTCGCGGGCATCCGTTACGTGTTCGAGCACGGCATGACGCCGGCCCAGGTCGCGCTGATCGTCTGGGTCACGCTCGCGCTGGTGCTCGTCGCGCTGACCGGGTTCGAGCGCACGCGCCGCGGCCGCGCCTGGCGCATGGTGGGCGAGGATCCCGCGCTGGCCGCCGCGCTCGGCATCGACGCGCGGCGCGCCAAGCTCGCGGCCGCCACGCTGGCGGGCGCCGTCGCCGCGCTCGGCGGCGCGCTCTACGCGCATTGCAGCACCTATATTGAACCCGACAACTTCGACGTGATGATCGGCATCCACGGCCTGTCGTATGCGCTGATCGGCGGGCTCGGCTCGCCGTTCGGGCCGCTGCTCGGGGTCGCGCTCGACCTCGGCCTGCTGGAGGGCACGCGCTTCTTCCACGGCTACCGGATGATCGCGTTCGGCGGGCTCGTGGCCGGCGTGCTGGTGGTGCGCCCGCGCGGGCTCATCGACGAGGCGCTGGTGGCACGGCTCGGCGGCCTCTGGCCGAGGCCGCGGCACGTGTCGGCCGCGCCCGCGTCGCTCGCTTCGGTCAGTCCCGTTGCACGTTCGATCCCGCGTCCGGCTTCACATGCCACCGCACATTCCGCTTCACATTCCGCTTCACGTTCCGCCACGCAGGCGGCTTCGCCCCCCACCCCCACCGATACGGAGAAGGCATGA
- the cas6f gene encoding type I-F CRISPR-associated endoribonuclease Cas6/Csy4 — protein MTTHFIDIRLLPDPEFSQVHVFGALVSKLHRVLVQMRRDDIGISFPEYSLRPRSVGTVLRLHGGDVGLRELMAQPWLQGMRDHVVVAEAAPVPAGATHRVVRRRQFKTNAERLRRRRMQRKGETAEQAAAHIPDSVERRPDLPYVQLRSTSTGQGFCLFVEQGNEGREAVAGAFNSYGLSQGATVPWF, from the coding sequence ATGACGACACATTTCATCGATATCAGGCTGCTGCCTGATCCTGAATTCAGTCAGGTGCATGTATTTGGTGCGTTGGTGTCGAAACTGCATCGAGTGCTGGTGCAGATGCGTCGCGACGACATCGGCATCAGCTTTCCGGAATACAGCTTGCGACCACGCTCGGTCGGAACGGTGCTGCGGCTGCATGGTGGAGATGTGGGTTTGCGCGAACTGATGGCGCAGCCATGGTTGCAGGGGATGCGCGATCACGTTGTGGTGGCCGAAGCGGCGCCGGTGCCGGCGGGGGCGACGCACCGGGTTGTGCGGCGGCGCCAGTTCAAGACCAATGCCGAGCGCTTGCGCCGCCGCCGGATGCAGCGCAAGGGGGAAACCGCCGAGCAGGCCGCGGCGCATATTCCCGATAGCGTCGAGCGGCGGCCGGATCTGCCTTATGTGCAATTGCGCAGCACGAGCACTGGGCAGGGGTTTTGCCTGTTTGTTGAGCAGGGGAATGAGGGGCGGGAGGCGGTAGCGGGAGCGTTCAACAGTTACGGGTTGAGTCAGGGCGCGACGGTGCCGTGGTTTTAA
- a CDS encoding FixH family protein: protein MKSSRRARARRLLVALFESIVAIALVIAPLFANAATAPPAARIGCSRAGGDGAYDCTIRLAAPGGAPLRDARFTVSADMPSMPMAHNVTPVAAVPDADPGVYHARLALEMPGVWLVRLDFSSPAGLTIARKLSFDDAGAH from the coding sequence ATGAAATCATCCCGCCGCGCGCGTGCGCGCCGTCTGCTCGTTGCGCTGTTCGAATCAATCGTGGCGATTGCGCTCGTGATCGCGCCGCTGTTCGCGAATGCGGCCACGGCGCCGCCCGCGGCACGCATCGGCTGCTCGCGCGCGGGCGGCGACGGCGCCTATGACTGCACGATTCGCCTCGCCGCGCCCGGCGGCGCGCCGCTGCGCGACGCGCGCTTCACGGTGAGCGCCGACATGCCGTCGATGCCGATGGCGCACAACGTGACGCCGGTGGCGGCCGTGCCGGATGCGGACCCGGGCGTCTACCACGCCCGCCTCGCGCTCGAAATGCCGGGCGTGTGGCTGGTGCGGCTCGATTTCAGCTCGCCGGCCGGGCTCACGATCGCGCGCAAGCTCAGCTTCGACGATGCTGGCGCGCATTAG
- the csy1 gene encoding type I-F CRISPR-associated protein Csy1, protein MSDSPAAPGNSSFRAAVDAFLRSRLQAKLDKLPDDDPKRADLIAEHQRTAWIPDAARRVRQIQAVTHSLKPIHPDARGTNLHVAPSDLPTLTDLGSHTLGGRFALDVVGNAAALDVVKLLKVEHDGRTLLDALQAGDAGALSALADDTVEAAALRDAFLNLTEARDGTASSHVLAKQVYWLTGDDPSDDAQYHLLAPLYPTSLVQAVYDDVHDARFGEANKLARQARREGAPFDGVYREYRDLAVQKLGGTKPQNISQLNSERGGNNYLLSSLPPVWDSRLNHLPAHTDSIFDRPFTGRPEVRRTLNALRTFLSGDPSANLDTRTRRDALRDRLIDELVSYAGELLRHPAGWTREAPFADLNDDEKLWLDPLRAELPEEREFAVRWLAMEWPERIGARFGKWLNAQLRHELPDVGYHEAREWQRALLGDDSSWQEQLRRMRDALDHVHLSHVSTEGA, encoded by the coding sequence ATGTCCGACTCACCAGCAGCACCGGGCAATTCAAGTTTCAGGGCCGCCGTCGATGCATTCCTGCGCTCCCGTCTCCAGGCAAAACTCGACAAGCTTCCCGATGACGATCCGAAGCGAGCCGACCTGATCGCGGAGCACCAGCGCACCGCATGGATTCCCGACGCCGCGCGGCGGGTCCGGCAGATCCAGGCCGTGACGCACTCGCTGAAGCCGATCCACCCCGATGCGCGTGGCACGAACCTCCACGTCGCGCCGTCCGATCTGCCCACGCTGACGGACCTGGGTAGCCATACGCTCGGTGGCCGCTTCGCGCTGGACGTGGTCGGCAACGCCGCTGCGCTCGACGTGGTCAAGCTGCTCAAGGTCGAACATGATGGGCGCACGCTGCTGGATGCGCTCCAGGCTGGTGACGCCGGCGCCTTGAGCGCACTCGCCGACGATACCGTCGAAGCGGCCGCGCTGCGCGATGCGTTCCTGAACCTGACCGAAGCGCGAGACGGCACGGCCAGCTCTCACGTACTCGCGAAGCAGGTGTACTGGCTGACCGGCGACGATCCGAGCGACGATGCTCAATACCACCTGCTCGCGCCGCTTTACCCGACTTCGCTCGTGCAGGCCGTCTACGACGACGTCCACGATGCCCGTTTCGGCGAGGCGAACAAGCTGGCGCGCCAGGCACGCCGCGAGGGCGCGCCGTTCGACGGGGTCTATCGCGAGTATCGCGATCTCGCCGTGCAGAAACTTGGCGGCACGAAACCGCAAAACATCTCGCAGCTCAACAGCGAGCGAGGCGGCAACAACTATCTGCTGTCGTCGCTGCCGCCGGTGTGGGACAGCCGCCTCAACCATCTGCCTGCTCATACCGACTCGATCTTCGATCGCCCGTTCACGGGGCGGCCAGAGGTGCGCCGCACGCTGAACGCGTTGCGCACGTTCCTGAGCGGCGATCCATCCGCGAATCTCGACACGCGGACACGTCGGGATGCCTTGCGCGATCGGCTCATCGACGAACTGGTGAGTTATGCCGGCGAGCTACTTCGTCATCCCGCCGGCTGGACGCGCGAAGCGCCGTTCGCGGATCTGAACGATGACGAAAAGCTCTGGCTCGACCCGCTGCGCGCCGAGTTGCCGGAGGAGCGCGAGTTCGCCGTGCGCTGGCTCGCGATGGAATGGCCCGAGCGCATCGGCGCGCGTTTCGGCAAATGGTTGAACGCGCAACTGCGGCACGAGTTACCCGACGTCGGCTACCACGAGGCGCGCGAATGGCAGCGCGCGCTGCTGGGCGACGACAGCAGTTGGCAGGAGCAGTTGCGGCGTATGCGCGACGCGCTCGATCACGTTCACCTCAGCCACGTCTCGACGGAGGGCGCATGA
- a CDS encoding branched-chain amino acid ABC transporter permease has translation MLALLFDALALGAAYALLASGFTLVFGVLGRVNLAYGATVMFGLYVAIRATAALPPVGAFLVAPLVAVAVTILANRYVDLLCFAPHRDGSGVTAMAASFAVWMQIEEAGAHLLSAHANPWPSPFASLPASWQALPLRAEHGVALGCAALVTFGCRRLIGHTRFGLAVRAIVDDRAAATLSGVDVRRVSARVVALSAALGALAGCLIAGIHGQVSAMFAMWATLKGLAAAVLGGFGSLPGAVAGGLALGLIEAALQALFGAQARDLGGDLLLFVALCAWPGGLASLLPLARVRDRGHRAGRSDRAAPADGAARP, from the coding sequence ATGCTGGCGCTGCTGTTCGACGCGCTCGCGCTCGGCGCCGCCTACGCCCTGCTGGCCAGCGGCTTCACGCTGGTGTTCGGGGTGCTCGGGCGCGTCAACCTCGCCTACGGCGCGACGGTGATGTTCGGCCTCTACGTGGCGATTCGCGCCACCGCCGCGCTGCCGCCGGTGGGGGCGTTCCTGGTCGCGCCGCTGGTCGCCGTAGCCGTGACGATCCTCGCGAACCGCTATGTCGACCTGCTCTGCTTCGCGCCGCATCGTGACGGCTCGGGCGTCACCGCGATGGCGGCGAGCTTCGCGGTCTGGATGCAGATCGAGGAAGCCGGCGCGCACCTGCTCAGCGCGCATGCCAACCCGTGGCCCTCGCCGTTCGCGAGCCTGCCGGCGAGCTGGCAGGCGCTGCCGCTGCGCGCCGAGCATGGGGTGGCGCTCGGCTGCGCGGCGCTCGTCACGTTCGGCTGCCGGCGCCTGATCGGCCACACGCGCTTCGGGCTCGCGGTGCGCGCGATCGTCGACGACCGCGCCGCCGCGACGCTCTCGGGCGTGGACGTGCGGCGCGTCTCGGCGCGCGTGGTGGCGCTGTCGGCCGCGCTCGGCGCGCTGGCCGGCTGCCTGATCGCGGGCATCCATGGCCAGGTCAGCGCGATGTTCGCGATGTGGGCCACGCTCAAGGGGCTCGCGGCGGCCGTGCTGGGCGGCTTCGGCTCGCTGCCGGGCGCGGTGGCGGGCGGGCTCGCGCTGGGGCTGATCGAGGCGGCGCTGCAGGCGCTGTTCGGCGCGCAGGCACGCGACCTCGGCGGCGACCTGCTGCTGTTCGTGGCGCTCTGCGCGTGGCCGGGCGGCCTCGCCTCGCTGCTGCCGCTCGCGCGGGTTCGCGACCGTGGTCATCGCGCAGGCCGCTCAGACCGCGCCGCGCCGGCCGACGGAGCCGCCCGCCCATGA
- the csy3 gene encoding type I-F CRISPR-associated protein Csy3, whose amino-acid sequence MSEKLTTATVLAFERKLDPSDAIFHAGHWDDHDKASAWTPVEIREKSVRGTISNRLKTKEQDPAKLDAAIEKPNLQTVDVATLPSDADTLRVQFTLRVLSGAGTPSACNSAAYRAKLSSVVSAYVEQHGFAELANRYAANLANGRFLWRNRIGAESVRVEIARLRKGAAERTWTFDALSLNLRSIETPDAPLAELGELIADGLAGRTDVLLQVTAYVRLGRGQEVFPSQELILDKGSSRKSKTLYQVRDIAAIHSQKIGNAIRTIDSWYEGADELGPIAVEPYGSVTTQGKAYRQPKQKQDFYTLLDDWLLKDRIPPVEQQHFVLAVLIRGGVFGDAS is encoded by the coding sequence ATGTCGGAAAAACTGACCACCGCGACCGTGCTCGCGTTCGAACGCAAACTGGACCCGTCCGACGCGATCTTCCACGCGGGGCATTGGGATGACCATGACAAGGCGTCGGCTTGGACGCCGGTGGAGATTCGCGAGAAATCGGTGCGCGGCACGATCTCGAACCGCCTGAAGACGAAGGAGCAGGATCCCGCGAAGCTCGACGCCGCGATCGAGAAGCCGAATCTGCAAACCGTCGATGTGGCGACGCTGCCGTCGGATGCCGACACCTTGCGCGTGCAATTCACGCTGCGGGTGCTGTCCGGCGCGGGCACGCCGTCGGCCTGCAACAGCGCGGCTTACCGCGCGAAGCTATCGAGCGTGGTGAGTGCTTATGTCGAGCAGCATGGTTTCGCCGAACTCGCGAATCGCTATGCAGCCAATCTGGCCAACGGACGCTTCCTCTGGCGCAACCGGATCGGCGCGGAGAGCGTGCGGGTGGAGATTGCGCGGCTGCGCAAGGGAGCCGCCGAACGGACCTGGACGTTCGACGCGCTGTCGCTGAACCTGCGCTCCATCGAGACGCCCGATGCGCCGCTTGCCGAGCTTGGCGAATTGATTGCAGACGGGCTGGCTGGTCGTACCGACGTGCTGCTGCAGGTCACTGCGTATGTGCGCCTTGGACGAGGGCAGGAGGTGTTTCCGTCGCAGGAACTGATTCTCGACAAAGGCTCGAGCCGCAAGAGCAAGACGCTTTATCAGGTGCGCGATATCGCGGCGATTCACTCACAAAAGATCGGCAACGCGATCCGGACCATCGATAGCTGGTATGAGGGCGCGGACGAGCTTGGGCCGATCGCCGTCGAGCCGTATGGCTCCGTGACGACGCAGGGCAAGGCGTATCGGCAGCCGAAGCAGAAACAGGACTTTTATACGCTGCTCGACGATTGGCTGCTGAAGGACCGGATTCCGCCCGTCGAGCAGCAGCATTTCGTGCTGGCGGTGCTGATTCGCGGCGGCGTGTTCGGCGACGCGAGCTGA
- the csy2 gene encoding type I-F CRISPR-associated protein Csy2, with protein MSDIEALLVLPHLQIQNANAISSPLTHGFPSITAMTGLMWALQRKLAGAGIPLKLRRVGVICHDFDEQVQDGYVKTFRLTRNPVDKDGATAAIVEQGRMHLDLTLLFDVVDAGTAGDAPSSGLRDDTGRNEWATRIGEIVAGMRVAGGSVLPGRAIPGRRTRPWIATLPDDYEEQLRLFARWRRQWLPGYALVGRDHLLAERHRLLREQGDDASLLDAWLHAARFNHQPLPDESAGSGADAAKRLRWGDPLRPRGSGWIVPIPVGYAALTKPHAPGAVANTRDAATPFVWVESIYSLGQWISPHRVTHWHELLWQPETDGKAGLYRCRSGYQGPAGANEPGDDDLPDFD; from the coding sequence ATGAGCGATATCGAGGCGCTGCTGGTCCTGCCTCATCTGCAGATCCAGAACGCGAATGCGATCTCGAGCCCGCTGACCCACGGCTTTCCTTCCATCACGGCGATGACGGGGTTGATGTGGGCGCTGCAACGCAAGCTTGCCGGCGCGGGGATTCCGTTGAAGCTGCGGCGCGTGGGCGTGATCTGCCATGACTTCGATGAGCAGGTCCAGGACGGCTACGTGAAGACGTTCCGCCTGACGCGCAACCCGGTGGACAAGGACGGCGCAACGGCGGCGATTGTCGAGCAAGGGCGCATGCATCTGGACCTCACGCTGCTGTTCGACGTCGTGGATGCCGGAACGGCGGGAGACGCGCCGTCGTCCGGCCTGCGCGACGACACTGGCCGCAACGAATGGGCCACGAGGATCGGCGAGATTGTCGCCGGGATGCGCGTGGCCGGTGGATCCGTTTTACCGGGCCGTGCGATTCCGGGCCGGCGCACGCGGCCGTGGATCGCGACGCTGCCGGACGACTATGAGGAACAGCTTCGGCTGTTTGCGCGCTGGCGGCGGCAATGGTTGCCCGGGTACGCGCTGGTGGGCCGCGACCACTTGCTGGCTGAGCGACATCGCCTGCTGCGCGAGCAAGGCGACGACGCGAGCCTGCTCGACGCGTGGCTGCATGCGGCACGCTTCAACCACCAACCGCTGCCCGACGAGTCGGCCGGCAGCGGCGCCGACGCCGCGAAGCGCTTGCGTTGGGGCGACCCGTTGCGCCCGCGCGGCAGCGGCTGGATCGTACCGATCCCGGTGGGTTATGCGGCGTTGACGAAGCCGCATGCGCCCGGTGCGGTCGCGAATACGCGCGATGCGGCGACGCCGTTTGTCTGGGTCGAATCGATCTATTCACTCGGGCAGTGGATCAGCCCGCACCGCGTCACGCACTGGCACGAACTGCTCTGGCAGCCGGAAACCGACGGCAAGGCGGGGCTTTACCGCTGCCGCAGCGGTTACCAGGGGCCGGCGGGCGCGAACGAGCCGGGCGACGACGATCTTCCCGATTTCGATTGA
- the cas3f gene encoding type I-F CRISPR-associated helicase Cas3f has translation MNVLFVSQCTKRALTETRRILDQFAERRGDRTWQTPITQAGLDTVRKLLRQTARKNTAVACHWIRGRDHSELLWIVGDGRQFNRQGAVPTNSSTSDVLRADDESHWHRLPLISGITALAALMHDLGKATLAFQNKLTAQRGAPRSDYRHEWVSVRLFQAFVGEAANDADWLARLAACADPAMDPSSFELQWLDHEGGRLLRDGRDAQAMARLPFAVLPPLAQAVAWLILTHHRLPCKPVRNEASNPEDDDRRFHWRRFGTRTRDISAGELRHLFRCIDPDWNAPREPSPPHELDADWEFPHGLPVITSAWRKQAARHAGKLQAVASEAVASHPLDDPFVMHVSRMCLMLADHHYSSLTDETLRRPYRNERYPLYANTLRNRDGGPACDERGRSRFNQTLDEHLLGVQAHASLVTHSLPTLARSLPALQNHAGLRKRSRNARFQWQDKAADLAAGIRARAQEHGAFIVNMASTGSGKTLGNARIMNALADPQRGMRCAFAIGLRTLTLQTGRSFRRDLGLNDEQLAIQVGGAVSRMLFDYREAQAEASGSASTQALLDEGGQILFDGDDRHALLQRVTSDAKVRALIAAPLLVCTVDHLMPATESLRGGHQIAPTLRLMTGDLVLDEPDDFDIDDILALTRLVHWAGMLGSRVLLSSATLPPALVQGLYLAYRDGRGYFQRNRGARPDAPLSVACLWVDEFAQSHADCGDGDAFKSAHDAFVDRRCERLAGAEVRRKARLVSIDRAWSSMEKLARREAMSRLLLDEAWQLHRDSQNHGVDPASGKRVSLGLIRMSNIDPLFDVALAMYRHGAPAPDVRVHLCVYHSQFPLLARSDVEAQLDAAFDRRPASGGVDPLWTNPVIRALLDRHDERDHLFVVLASPVCEVGRDWDADWAIAEPSAVRSLIQLAGRVRRHRVGAVAAPNLAVLETNLRCFERRGKDDPVFAKPGFEMRKMVTHGKGGDTQAMFHLESHSLDDLLDWDESGRTWCVDSRPRIRKAAKLNPRRRLADLEHGRMWDTMLARDAANQWRTPITRDATRHWHDRDADARHVWLTGVLPQIQPFRFDPQTRVEVVWLPNEDEDALRLCRIEEEKGAPARFIDDRDMVSRVVPDVELAGPGISPWCHTDLLALLRQWAEAHGQSLLDAARQVAVVSLPKQDAGWRYHPALGFSRD, from the coding sequence GTGAACGTGCTGTTCGTGTCGCAATGCACGAAACGCGCGCTGACGGAAACCCGCCGCATCCTCGACCAGTTCGCCGAGCGGCGCGGCGATCGCACCTGGCAAACCCCGATCACGCAAGCCGGGCTCGACACCGTGCGCAAGCTGCTGCGCCAGACCGCGCGCAAGAACACGGCGGTGGCCTGCCACTGGATACGCGGGCGCGATCACAGCGAACTGCTGTGGATCGTCGGCGACGGCCGCCAGTTCAACAGGCAAGGGGCGGTGCCCACCAATTCAAGCACCAGCGACGTGCTGCGCGCAGATGACGAAAGCCATTGGCACCGCTTGCCGCTGATTTCGGGCATCACGGCGCTGGCGGCGCTGATGCACGATCTCGGCAAGGCCACGCTCGCGTTCCAGAACAAGTTGACGGCACAACGAGGGGCGCCGCGCAGCGACTATCGCCACGAGTGGGTATCGGTGCGGCTCTTCCAGGCGTTCGTCGGCGAGGCGGCGAACGATGCGGACTGGCTCGCGCGTCTTGCCGCTTGCGCGGACCCGGCAATGGATCCGTCCAGCTTCGAACTGCAGTGGCTCGATCACGAGGGCGGCCGGCTGCTGCGTGACGGGCGCGACGCGCAAGCCATGGCGCGCCTGCCGTTCGCCGTGCTGCCGCCGTTGGCGCAGGCTGTCGCGTGGCTGATCCTCACGCACCATCGTTTGCCGTGCAAACCCGTCCGGAACGAGGCTTCCAATCCCGAAGACGACGACCGACGTTTTCACTGGCGACGGTTCGGCACCCGCACGCGCGATATCTCCGCCGGCGAACTGCGGCATCTGTTTCGCTGCATCGATCCCGACTGGAATGCGCCGCGCGAACCTTCGCCGCCGCATGAGTTGGACGCGGATTGGGAGTTTCCGCATGGGTTGCCGGTGATCACGTCGGCATGGAGAAAGCAGGCCGCGCGCCACGCGGGAAAACTTCAAGCCGTTGCTTCAGAAGCCGTCGCGAGCCATCCGCTTGACGATCCGTTCGTGATGCATGTTTCGCGCATGTGCCTGATGCTTGCCGACCATCACTATTCGAGCCTCACCGACGAAACGCTGCGCCGCCCGTATCGCAACGAACGTTATCCGCTTTACGCCAACACGCTGCGCAATCGGGATGGCGGCCCGGCGTGCGACGAACGCGGCCGGTCACGCTTCAACCAGACGCTCGACGAGCACCTGCTCGGTGTGCAGGCGCATGCTTCGCTCGTCACGCATTCGCTACCGACGCTGGCACGCAGCCTTCCGGCCTTGCAGAATCATGCCGGCCTGAGGAAACGCAGCCGGAACGCGCGCTTTCAATGGCAGGACAAGGCAGCCGATCTCGCCGCGGGCATTCGCGCGCGGGCGCAGGAACATGGCGCGTTCATCGTCAACATGGCCTCCACCGGCAGCGGCAAGACGCTCGGCAATGCCCGCATCATGAATGCGCTGGCCGATCCGCAGCGCGGCATGCGATGTGCCTTCGCGATTGGCTTGCGGACGCTGACCTTGCAGACGGGACGCAGCTTCCGGCGCGACCTCGGCCTCAACGACGAGCAACTGGCGATTCAGGTGGGCGGGGCGGTCAGCCGGATGCTGTTCGACTATCGCGAGGCGCAGGCCGAGGCAAGCGGATCGGCGTCGACGCAGGCGCTGCTCGACGAGGGCGGCCAGATCCTGTTCGATGGCGACGATCGGCATGCCTTGCTGCAACGCGTGACGAGCGATGCGAAGGTGCGCGCGCTGATCGCAGCGCCGCTGCTCGTCTGTACCGTCGATCATCTGATGCCCGCCACCGAGAGCCTGCGCGGCGGCCACCAGATCGCGCCGACGCTGCGCCTGATGACGGGCGACCTCGTGCTCGACGAGCCGGACGACTTCGACATCGACGACATACTGGCGCTGACCCGGCTCGTTCACTGGGCAGGCATGCTCGGCTCGCGCGTGTTGCTGTCGTCGGCCACGCTGCCGCCCGCGCTGGTGCAGGGCCTTTACCTCGCTTACCGGGACGGGCGCGGTTACTTCCAGCGCAATCGCGGCGCCCGGCCCGATGCGCCGCTTTCTGTTGCCTGCTTGTGGGTGGATGAGTTTGCACAGTCGCATGCCGATTGTGGTGATGGGGACGCGTTCAAGTCCGCCCACGATGCCTTTGTCGATCGGCGATGCGAACGGCTTGCCGGCGCCGAGGTCCGGCGCAAGGCGCGGCTGGTGTCGATCGATCGTGCCTGGAGTTCGATGGAGAAGCTCGCGCGCCGAGAAGCGATGTCGCGACTCTTGCTGGACGAAGCGTGGCAGTTGCATCGCGATTCGCAGAATCACGGCGTCGATCCGGCAAGCGGCAAGCGTGTGAGCCTCGGGCTGATCCGCATGTCGAACATCGATCCGTTGTTCGACGTGGCACTGGCGATGTATCGGCACGGCGCGCCGGCGCCTGACGTGCGTGTCCACCTGTGCGTTTATCACTCGCAGTTTCCGCTGCTTGCCCGCTCCGATGTGGAGGCGCAACTGGATGCTGCGTTCGACCGGCGTCCGGCCTCCGGCGGCGTGGACCCGTTGTGGACGAACCCGGTGATTCGCGCGCTGCTCGATCGGCATGACGAGCGCGATCACCTGTTCGTGGTGCTGGCGTCGCCGGTCTGTGAGGTGGGGCGCGACTGGGATGCGGACTGGGCGATCGCGGAGCCGTCGGCGGTGCGTTCGCTGATCCAGCTTGCCGGCCGTGTGCGGCGACATCGAGTCGGCGCGGTGGCGGCGCCGAACCTGGCCGTGCTCGAAACGAACCTGCGATGTTTCGAGCGGCGCGGCAAGGATGACCCGGTGTTCGCCAAGCCCGGATTCGAAATGCGCAAGATGGTGACGCATGGGAAAGGCGGCGACACGCAGGCGATGTTCCATCTGGAATCGCATAGCCTCGATGACCTGCTCGATTGGGACGAGAGCGGCCGGACCTGGTGCGTCGATTCACGGCCACGAATTCGCAAGGCGGCGAAATTGAATCCGAGGCGCCGGCTTGCCGATCTCGAACACGGCCGAATGTGGGACACGATGCTGGCGCGCGATGCGGCCAATCAATGGCGCACGCCGATCACGCGCGACGCGACACGGCATTGGCATGACCGCGATGCGGATGCGCGGCATGTCTGGCTGACGGGAGTCCTGCCGCAGATTCAGCCGTTTCGATTCGATCCGCAGACGCGTGTGGAAGTCGTGTGGCTGCCGAATGAGGACGAAGATGCGCTACGGCTTTGTCGGATCGAAGAGGAGAAAGGGGCACCGGCTCGATTCATCGACGATCGCGACATGGTGAGCCGCGTCGTGCCGGATGTGGAATTGGCCGGGCCGGGAATCAGCCCGTGGTGTCATACCGATCTGCTCGCGCTGCTGCGTCAGTGGGCGGAGGCCCACGGGCAAAGTCTGCTCGATGCCGCGCGGCAGGTGGCGGTGGTCAGTTTGCCGAAGCAGGATGCCGGGTGGCGGTATCACCCGGCATTAGGGTTCAGCAGGGATTGA
- a CDS encoding ABC transporter ATP-binding protein, producing the protein MTRPLVELRGVGRRYGALDALAGLDLTIRAGETLGLIGPNGSGKSTTLGIVAGTLRPSAGSIRIDGADVTREPAWRRVAHGIAWTWQQPRVFTRLTVEANLAAGGRAAADAALAFAGLAHRRRALAATLTFSERRRLELARALTTRPRVLLVDEPASGLDEAEIAELRTRLAELRARGVAIVVVEHRIGFVAALAERIVVLENGRVLTEGTPSRVLADPAVQRAWLGGSAPSEPSAAPATPNETNASGTGPGARA; encoded by the coding sequence GTGACGCGGCCGCTGGTGGAACTGCGCGGCGTGGGCCGGCGCTATGGCGCGCTCGACGCGCTCGCCGGCCTCGACCTGACGATCCGTGCCGGCGAGACGCTCGGCCTGATCGGGCCGAACGGCTCGGGCAAGAGCACCACGCTCGGCATCGTGGCGGGCACGCTGAGGCCGAGCGCGGGATCGATCCGCATCGACGGCGCGGACGTCACGCGCGAGCCGGCCTGGCGACGCGTGGCGCACGGCATCGCCTGGACCTGGCAGCAGCCGCGCGTGTTCACGCGCCTCACGGTCGAGGCCAACCTCGCCGCCGGGGGGCGCGCCGCGGCCGACGCCGCGCTCGCGTTCGCCGGGCTCGCGCACCGGCGCCGCGCGCTGGCCGCTACGCTGACGTTCTCGGAGCGGCGCCGCCTCGAACTGGCGCGCGCGCTGACCACCCGGCCGCGCGTGCTGCTGGTCGACGAGCCGGCCTCCGGCCTCGACGAGGCCGAGATCGCCGAGCTGCGCACGCGGCTCGCCGAGCTGCGCGCGCGCGGCGTGGCGATCGTGGTGGTCGAGCACCGGATCGGCTTCGTCGCGGCGCTGGCCGAGCGCATCGTGGTGCTCGAGAACGGCCGCGTGCTGACCGAAGGCACGCCCTCGCGCGTGCTGGCCGACCCGGCCGTGCAGCGCGCCTGGCTCGGCGGATCCGCGCCGTCGGAGCCGTCGGCGGCACCGGCTACCCCAAACGAAACGAACGCCTCGGGCACCGGCCCGGGCGCGCGTGCCTGA